One Bos indicus isolate NIAB-ARS_2022 breed Sahiwal x Tharparkar chromosome 10, NIAB-ARS_B.indTharparkar_mat_pri_1.0, whole genome shotgun sequence DNA window includes the following coding sequences:
- the APC gene encoding adenomatous polyposis coli protein isoform X11 — protein sequence MVGYHSRTLFQRRITRIQQIEKDILRIRQLLQSQATEAERSSQSKHEAGSHEAERQNEGQGVAEINMATSGSGQGSTTRIDHETASVLSSSSTHSAPRRLTSHLGTKVEMVYSLLSMLGTHDKDDMSRTLLAMSSSQDSCISMRQSGCLPLLIQLLHGNDKDSVLLGNSRGSKEARARASAALHNIIHSQPDDKRGRREIRVLHLLEQIRAYCETCWEWQEAHEQGMDQDKNPMPAPVEHQICPAVCVLMKLSFDEEHRHAMNELGRKATRGISSQELGQGLSGGLQAIAELLQVDCEMYGLTNDHYSITLRRYAGMALTNLTFGDVANKATLCSMKGCMRALVAQLQSESEDLQQVIASVLRNLSWRADVNSKKTLREVGSVKALMECALEVKKESTLKSVLSALWNLSAHCTENKADICAVDGALAFLVGTLTYRSQTNTLAIIESGGGILRNVSSLIATNEDHRQILRENNCLQTLLQHLKSHSLTIVSNACGTLWNLSARNPKDQEALWDMGAVSMLKNLIHSKHKMIAMGSAAALRNLMANRPAKYKDANIMSPGSSLPSLHVRKQKALEAELDAQHLSETFDNIDNLSPKASHRSKQRHKQNLYGDYVFDTNRHDDNRSDNFNTGNMTVLSPYLNTTVLPSSSSSRGSLDSSRSEKDRSLERERGISLGNYHPATENPGTSSKRGLQISTTAAQIAKVMEEVSAIHTSQEDRSSGSTTELHCGTDERNALRRSSTTHTHANTYNFTKSENSNRTCPIPYAKVEYKRSSNDSLNSVSSSDGYGKRGQMKPSIESYSEDDESKFCSYGQYPADLAHKIHSANHMDDNDGELDTPINYSLKYSDEQLNSGRQSPSQNERWARPKHILEDEIKPNEQRQSRSQSTAYPVYPESTDDKHLKFQPHFGQQECVSPYRSRAANGSETNRVGSNHGISQNVNQSLCQEDDYEDDKPTNYSERYSEEGQHEEEERPTNYSIKYSEEKHHVDQPIDYSLKYTTDIPSSQKPAFSFSKNSSGQSTKTEHISSSSENTSTTSSNAKRQNQLHPSSAQSRSGQTPKATSSSCKVPSINQETIQTYCVEDTPICFSRCSSLSSLSSAEDEVGCDQTTQEAESANTLQIAEIKDNSGPRSNEDSVSKVPAGSQHIRTKSSRLQASGLSSESARHKAVEFSSGAKSPSKSGAQTPKSPPEHYVQETPLMFSRCTSVSSLDSFESRSIASSVQSEPCSGMVSGIISPSDLPDSPGQTMPPSRSKTPPPPPPPPPQTVQTKQEVPKNKAPSAEKRESGPKQAAVNAAVQRVQVLPEADTLLHFATESTPDGFSCSSSLSALSLDEPFIQKDVELRIMPPVQENDNGNETESEQPEESNENQEKEAEKPTDSEKDLLDESDDDDIEILEECIISAMPTKSSRKAKKPAQTTSKLPPPVARKPSQLPVYKLLPSQNRLQAQKHVSFTPGDDMPRVYCVEGTPINFSTATSLSDLTIESPPNELAAGEGVRAGAQSSEFEKRDTIPTEGRSTDEAQRGKASSVTVPELDDSKTEEGDILAECINSAMPKGKSHKPFRVKKIMDQVQQASMSSSGTNKNQLDGKTKKPTSPVKPIPQNTEYRTRVRKNTDSKNNLNAERNFSENKDSKKQHLKNNSKDFNDKLPNNEDRVRGSFTFDSPHHYTPIEGTPYCFSRNDSLSSLDFDDDDVDLSREKAELRKGKESKESEAKVTNHTELTSNQQSASKTPAVTKQPINRGQSKPVLQKQSTFPQSSKDIPDRGAATDEKLQNFAIENTPVCFSRNSSLSSLSDIDQENNNNKENEPVKETEPPASQGEPGKPQASGYAPKSFHVEDTPVCFSRNSSLSSLSIDSEDDLLQECISSAMPKKKKPSRLKPDNEKHSPRNMGGILAEDLTLDLKDIQRPDSEHGLSPDSENFDWKAIQEGANSIVSSLHQAAAAACLSRQASSDSDSILSLKSGISLGSPFHLTPDQEEKPFTSNKGPRILKPGEKSTLETKKIESENKGIKGGKKVYKSLITGKVRSNSEISSQMKQPLQTNMPSISRGRTMIHIPGVRNSSSSTSPVSKKGPPLKTPASKSPSECQPATTSPRGTKPSVKSELSPVTRQASQTAGSNKGPSRSGSRDSTPSRPAQQPLSRPMQSPGRNSISPGRNGISPPNKLSQLPRTSSPSTASTKSSGSGKMSYTSPGRQMSQQNLTKQTGLSKNGSGIPRSESASKGLNQMSNSNGSNKKVELSRMSSTKSSGSESDRSERPVLVRQSTFIKEAPSPTLRRKLEESASFESLSPSSRPDSPTRSQAHTPVLSPSLPDMSLSTHSSVQSGGWRKLPPNLSPTIEYNDGRPVKRHDIARSHSESPSRLPINRSGTWKREHSKHSSSLPRVSTWRRTGSSSSILSASSESSEKAKSEDEKQVNSISGSKQTKENQVSTKGTWRKIKESEISPTNSTSQTTSSGAANGAESKTLIYQMAPAVSKTEDVWVRIEDCPINNPRSGRSPTGNTPPVIDTVSEKGNPNPKDSKDNQGKQNVSNGSAPTRTMGLENRLNSFIQVDPPDQKGTETKPGHSNNPVPASETSESSIAERTPFSSSSSSKHSSPSGTVAARVSPFNYNPSPRKSSTDGTSARPSQIPTPVSNNTKKRDSKPDSTEPSGTQSPKRHSGSYLVTSV from the exons GGTTCAACTACACGAATAGATCATGAAACAGCCAGTGTTTTGAGTTCTAGTAGCACACATTCTGCTCCTCGAAGGCTGACGAGTCATCTGGGAACCAAG GTGGAAATGGTGTATTCATTGTTGTCAATGCTTGGTACTCATGATAAGGATGATATGTCGCGAACTTTGCTAGCTATGTCTAGCTCCCAAGACAGCTGTATATCCATGCGACAGTCTGGATGTCTTCCTCTCCTCATCCAGCTTTTACATGGCAATGACAAAGACTCTGTGTTGTTGGGAAATTCCCGGGGCAGTAAAGAGGCTCGGGCCAGGGCCAGTGCAGCACTCCACAACATCATTCACTCACAGCCTGATGACAAGAGAGGCAGGCGTGAAATCCGAGTCCTTCATCTTTTGGAACAGATACGAGCTTACTGTGAAACCTGTTGGGAGTGGCAGGAAGCCCATGAACAAGGCATGGACCAGGACAAAAATCCAA TGCCAGCTCCTGTTGAACATCAGATCTGCCCTGCTGTCTGTGTTCTAATGAAGCTTTCGTTTGATGAAGAGCATAGACATGCCATGAATGAGCTTG gTAGGAAGGCTACCCGGGGCATTTCATCCCAGGAGCTAGGGCAGGGGCTTTCAG GGGGACTACAGGCCATTGCAGAATTATTGCAAGTGGACTGTGAAATGTATGGGCTTACTAATGACCACTACAGTATTACTTTAAGACGATATGCAGGAATGGCTTTGACAAACTTGACTTTCGGAGATGTAGCCAACAAG GCTACTCTCTGCTCTATGAAAGGCTGCATGAGAGCGCTCGTGGCTCAGCTCCAGTCTGAAAGCGAGGACTTGCAGCAG GTTATTGCGAGTGTTTTGAGGAATCTGTCTTGGAGAGCAGATGTAAATAGTAAAAAGACTTTGCGTGAAGTTGGAAGTGTGAAAGCATTGATGGAATGTGCTTTGGAAGTGAAAAAG GAATCAACCCTCAAAAGTGTATTGAGTGCCTTATGGAACTTGTCAGCACACTGCACTGAGAATAAAGCTGACATATGTGCTGTGGATGGTGCGCTTGCATTTTTGGTTGGCACTCTCACTTATCGCAGCCAGaccaatactttagccattatTGAAAGTGGAGGTGGGATATTACGGAATGTATCCAGCTTGATAGCTACAAATGAGGACCACAG gcAAATCCTAAGAGAGAATAATTGCTTACAGACCTTATTACAACACTTGAAATCTCACAGTTTGACAATAGTCAGCAATGCATGCGGAACCTTGTGGAATCTCTCAGCAAGAAACCCTAAAGACCAGGAAGCATTGTGGGACATGGGAGCAGTCAGCATGCTCAAGAACCTCATTCATTCAAAGCACAAGATGATTGCTATGGGAAGTGCTGCAGCTTTAAGGaatctcatggcaaatagaccTGCAAAGTATAAAGATGCCAATATCATGTCTCCTGGTTCAAGTTTGCCTTCTCTACATGTCAGGAAACAAAAGGCCCTGGAAGCAGAATTAGATGCTCAGCATTTATCAGAAACTTTTGACAATATTGACAATTTAAGTCCCAAGGCATCTCATCGTAGCAAGCAGAGACACAAGCAAAATCTCTATGGTGACTATGTTTTTGACACCAATCGACATGATGATAACAGGTCAGACAATTTTAATACTGGAAACATGACTGTCCTATCACCGTACTTAAACACTACAGTATTGCCCAGCTCTTCTTCATCAAGGGGAAGTTTAGATAGCTCTCGTTCTGAGAAAGATAGAAGTCTGGAGAGAGAACGAGGTATTAGCCTAGGCAACTATCACCCAGCAACAGAAAACCCAGGAACCTCTTCAAAGCGAGGTTTGCAGATTTCTACCACTGCAGCCCAGATTGCCAAAGTCATGGAAGAAGTATCAGCTATTCATACCTCTCAGGAAGACAGAAGTTCTGGGTCTACCACAGAACTACACTGTGGGACAGATGAGAGGAATGCACTAAGAAGAAGCTCTACCacccacacacatgcaaacacgtACAACTTTACCAagtcagaaaactcaaacagaacATGTCCAATACCATATGCCAAAGTAGAATATAAGAGATCTTCAAATGATAGTTTAAATAGTGTCAGCAGTAGTGATGGTTATGGTAAAAGAGGTCAGATGAAACCTTCAATTGAATCCTATTCTGAAGATGATGAAAGTAAATTTTGCAGCTATGGTCAGTATCCAGCTGACCTAGCCCATAAAATACATAGTGCAAATCATATGGATGATAATGATGGAGAACTAGATACACCAATAAATTACAGTCTCAAATATTCCGATGAACAGTTGAACTCTGGGAGGCAGAGCCCTTCACAGAATGAAAGATGGGCAAGACCCAAACATATACTAGAAGATGAAATAAAACCGAATGAGCAGAGACAATCAAGGAGTCAAAGCACAGCTTATCCCGTGTATCCTGAGAGCACTGATGATAAACACCTCAAGTTCCAACCACACTTTGGGCAGCAAGAATGTGTTTCCCCATACAGGTCAAGAGCAGCCAATGGATCTGAAACAAATCGAGTAGGCTCTAATCATGGAATTAGTCAAAATGTGAACCAGTCTTTGTGTCAAGAAGATGACTATGAAGACGATAAACCAACCAACTATAGCGAACGTTACTCTGAGGAAGGGCAGCATGAGGAAGAAGAGAGGCCAACCAATTATAGCATAAAATACAGTGAAGAAAAACATCACGTGGATCAGCCTATTGATTATAGTTTAAAATACACCACAGACATTCCTTCTTCACAGAAACCAGCATTTTCATTCTCAAAGAATTCATCTGGACAGAGCACAAAAACTGAACACATCTCTTCAAGCAGCGAGAATACATCCACAACTTCATCTAATGCCAAGAGGCAGAATCAGCTGCATCCAAGCTCAGCACAGAGCAGAAGTGGTCAGACCCCAAAAGCCACCTCTTCCTCTTGCAAAGTCCCCTCTATCAACCAAGAAACAATACAGACTTACTGTGTAGAAGATACCCCAATATGTTTTTCAAGATGCAGTTCATTATCATCTCTGTCATCTGCTGAAGATGAAGTAGGGTGTGATCAGACAACACAAGAAGCAGAGTCTGCTAACACTCTGCAAATAGCTGAAATCAAGGACAACAGCGGACCTAGGTCAAATGAAGATTCTGTGAGTAAAGTTCCAGCAGGGTCACAGCACATTAGAACCAAATCCAGCAGACTCCAGGCTTCTGGTCTGTCTTCAGAGTCAGCCAGGCACAAAGCTGTTGAATTTTCTTCAGGGGCCAAATCTCCTTCCAAGAGCGGTGCTCAGACACCCAAAAGTCCACCAGAGCACTACGTTCAGGAGACCCCACTCATGTTTAGCAGATGtacttcagtcagttcactcGACAGTTTTGAGAGTCGCTCGATTGCCAGCTCTGTTCAGAGTGAACCCTGCAGTGGAATGGTAAGTGGCATCATAAGCCCCAGTGACCTCCCAGATAGCCCTGGACAAACCATGCCACCAAGCAGAAGCAAAACCCCTCCGCCACCGCCTCCGCCTCCTCCTCAGACAGTTCAAACGAAGCAGGAAGTACCTAAAAATAAAGCACCTAGTGCTGAAAAGAGAGAAAGTGGACCCAAGCAAGCTGCTGTAAATGCTGCAGTACAAAGGGTCCAGGTTCTTCCAGAGGCTGATACTCTGTTACATTTTGCCACAGAGAGTACTCCTGATGGATTTTCTTGTTCATCTAGCCTGAGCGCTCTGAGCCTTGATGAGCCATTTATTCAGAAAGATGTGGAACTAAGAATAATGCCTCCAGTTCAGGAAAATGACAACGGGAATGAAACAGAAAGTGAGCAGCCTGAAGAATCAAATGAAAACCAggaaaaagaggcagaaaaaccCACTGATTCTGAAAAAGATCTTTTAGATGAGTCAGATGATGATGATATTGAAATACTAGAAGAGTGTATAATTTCTGCCATGCCAACAAAATCTTCACGCAAAGCCAAAAAACCAGCCCAGACTACTTCAAAATTACCTCCACCTGTGGCAAGGAAACCAAGTCAGCTCCCTGTATACAAACTTCTGCCATCGCAAAACAGGTTACAGGCACAAAAGCATGTTAGTTTTACACCAGGAGATGATATGCCACGGGTGTATTGTGTAGAAGGGACACCTATAAACTTTTCCACAGCTACATCTCTGAGTGATCTAACGATAGAATCCCCTCCAAATGAGTtagctgctggagaaggggttAGAGCAGGGGCACAGTCAAGTGAATTTGAAAAACGAGATACCATTCCTACTGAAGGCAGAAGTACAGATGAGGCTCAACGAGGGAAAGCCTCATCTGTCACTGTGCCTGAACTGGATGACAGCAAAACAGAAGAAGGTGATATTCTTGCAGAATGCATTAATTCTGCCATGCCCAAAGGAAAAAGTCACAAGCCTTTCCGTGTGAAAAAGATTATGGACCAGGTCCAGCAAGCATCTATGTCTTCATCTGGAACTAACAAAAATCAATTAGATGGTAAGACGAAGAAACCTACTTCACCAGTAAAACCTATACCACAAAATACTGAATACAGGACACGTGTAAGAAAAAATACAGACtcaaaaaataatctaaatgcagaaagaaatttctcagaaaacaaagactcaAAGAAACAGCACTTGAAAAATAATTCCAAGGACTTCAATGATAAACTGCCAAATAATGAAGACAGAGTCAGAGGAAGTTTTACTTTTGATTCACCCCATCATTACACGCCCATTGAAGgcactccatactgtttttcacgaAATGACTCTTTGAGTTCTCTAgattttgatgatgatgatgttgacCTTTCCAGGGAAAAGGCTGAATTAAGAAAGGGGAAGGAAAGTAAAGAATCAGAAGCTAAAGTGACCAACCACACAGAACTAACCTCAAACCAACAATCAGCTAGTAAGACACCAGCTGTTACAAAGCAGCCAATAAATAGAGGTCAGTCTAAACCCGTGCTGCAGAAGCAGTCCACTTTTCCCCAGTCTTCCAAAGATATACCAGACAGAGGGGCAGCAACAGATGAGAAATTACAGAATTTCGCTATTGAAAATACTCCAGTTTGCTTTTCTCGAAATTCCTCTCTAAGCTCTCTTAGTGACATTGatcaagaaaacaacaacaacaaggaaaatGAACCTGTCAAAGAGACAGAGCCCCCTGCCTCACAGGGAGAACCAGGTAAACCCCAGGCCTCAGGTTATGCTCCTAAATCGTTTCACGTGGAAGACACCCCTGTTTGTTTCTCAAGAAACAGTTCTCTCAGTTCTCTTAGTATTGATTCTGAAGATGACCTGCTGCAGGAATGTATAAGTTCTGcaatgccaaaaaagaaaaagccttcaAGGCTCAAGCCCGATAATGAAAAGCATAGTCCCAGAAATATGGGTGGCATATTAGCAGAAGATTTGACACTCGATTTGAAAGATATACAGAGACCAGATTCAGAACATGGTTTATCCCCAGATTCAGAAAATTTTGATTGGAAAGCTATTCAGGAAGGTGCAAATTCCATAGTAAGTAGTTTACATCAAGCTGCTGCCGCTGCATGTTTATCTCGACAAGCTTCATCTGATTCAGATTCTATCCTTTCATTGAAATCGGGTATCTCTCTGGGATCACCATTTCACCTTACACCTGATCAAGAAGAAAAACCCTTTACGAGTAATAAAGGTCCACGAATTCTAAAACCTGGGGAGAAAAGTACATTGGAAACTAAAAAAATAGAATctgaaaataaaggaataaaaggagGCAAAAAGGTTTATAAAAGTTTGATTACTGGAAAAGTTCGATCTAATTCGGAAATTTCGAGCCAAATGAAACAACCCCTTCAAACAAACATGCCTTCAATCTCTCGAGGTAGGACAATGATTCATATTCCAGGAGTTCGGAATAGCTCTTCAAGTACAAGCCCAGTTTCTAAAAAAGGCCCGCCCCTCAAGACTCCAGCCTCCAAAAGCCCTAGTGAATGTCAGCCGGCTACCACCTCTCCCAGAGGAACCAAGCCATCAGTGAAGTCAGAATTAAGCCCTGTTACAAGGCAGGCATCCCAGACAGCAGGATCAAACAAAGGACCTTCTAGATCAGGATCTAGAGATTCCACTCCTTCAAGACCTGCCCAGCAACCATTAAGTAGACCAATGCAGTCTCCAGGGCGAAACTCAATCTCTCCTGGTAGAAATGGAATAAGTCCCCCTAACAAATTATCTCAACTACCAAGGACGTCATCCCCTAGTACTGCTTCAACTAAGTCCTCAGGTTCTGGGAAAATGTCTTACACATCTCCTGGCAGACAGATGAGCCAGCAGAACCTCACCAAACAAACAGGCTTATCCAAGAATGGCAGTGGTATCCCAAGAAGTGAATCTGCCTCCAAAGGGCTAAATCAAATGAGTAATAGTAATGGATCCAATAAAAAAGTAGAACTTTCTAGAATGTCTTCAACAAAGTCAAGTGGAAGTGAATCCGATAGGTCAGAGAGACCTGTATTAGTACGCCAATCAACTTTCATCAAAGAAGCTCCAAGCCCAACCCTAAGGAGAAAACTGGAGGAATCTGCTTCATTTGaatctctttctccatcttccaGACCCGATTCTCCCACACGGTCCCAGGCTCATACTCCAGTTTTAAGTCCTTCCCTTCCTGATATGTCTCTATCTACACATTCGTCTGTTCAGTCTGGTGGATGGCGAAAACTCCCACCTAACCTCAGTCCCACCATAGAGTATAATGATGGAAGACCAGTAAAGCGCCATGATATAGCACGCTCTCATTCCGAAAGTCCTTCCAGACTTCCCATCAATAGGTCAGGGACCTGGAAACGTGAGCACAGCAAACACTCATCATCACTTCCTCGAGTAAGCACTTGGAGAAGAACTGGAAGTTCATCCTCAATTCTTTCTGCTTCATCAGAATctagtgaaaaggcaaaaagtgagGACGAAAAACAAGTGAACTCTATTTCAGGAAGCAAACAAACTAAAGAAAATCAGGTATCCACAAAAGgaacatggagaaaaataaaagaaagtgaaatttctCCCACAAATAGTACTTCTCAGACCACTTCTTCAGGTGCTGCAAATGGTGCTGAATCAAAGACTCTGATTTATCAAATGGCACCTGCTGTTTCTAAAACAGAGGATGTTTGGGTGAGAATTGAGGATTGCCCCATTAACAACCCTAGATCTGGAAGATCTCCAACAGGAAATACTCCCCCCGTGATTGACACTGTTTCAGAAAAGGGAAACCCGAACCCTAAAGATTCAAAAGATAATCAGGGAAAACAAAATGTGAGCAATGGTAGTGCCCCTACACGCACCATGGGTCTGGAAAACCGCCTGAATTCCTTTATTCAGGTAGATCCTCCAGACCAAAAAGGAACTGAGACAAAACCGGGACACAGTAATAACCCTGTCCCTGCATCCGAGACTAGTGAAAGTTCTATAGCCGAGCGTACCCCGTTTAGTTCTAGCAGCTCAAGCAAGCACAGTTCACCAAGTGGGACTGTCGCCGCCAGGGTGAGTCCTTTTAATTACAACCCAAGCCCAAGGAAGAGCAGCACAGATGGCACTTCAGCCCGACCGTCTCAGATCCCAACGCCAGTGAGCAACAACACAAAGAAACGCGACTCAAAACCCGACAGCACAGAACCCAGCGGGACTCAAAGTCCTAAACGCCATTCTGGGTCTTACCTTGTGACATCTGTGTGA